DNA from Calditrichota bacterium:
GTGTCAGCTACAGAGACCTCCACCTGGCCTGTTTCCGGAATCCAGCGCGTTGCCACTGTGAGCGTCCCCTCGCCACCCATGGCTTCCACGGCATTATCCACGAGGTTGCGGATGCAGCGCTCCAACTCTGTCTCCCACGCGCAGACGGCAGGGATGTCAGGCTGAAGAACCTTCTTTAGAACCACGCTGCACTGTGGCGCTGTTGCCTGCGAGGTGGCCAGTGCCCGCAACACCACACTGTTGACGTCCACCGGGGAAGGCTCTTCGGAAGCCGGGCTGGCGATCTGGAGCAACTCCCTGGTGGCAAAAACGATGCGGCGAACGTCCTCCTTGACCAGCGCTACTTCCGCCTCCGCTTTTGCTTCATCAATACCGTCGCTTAGCTCAATCCGCAGACAATCGATGCGCTGCGCGATGGCATTGAGGGCATTGTTCACTTCATGGGCCAGTGCGGCGCCGAGTTCTGCGAAGCACGAGAGCCTCTGCAAGAGGGCATCGTCATACCCCTTGCCATCTTTGGCAACCGGCTTTGCATCAACCGCAAGCACTGCGCCACTCTTGTTATTCACGAATGAGACAGGAAGCACCACAGTCCTCGCTGACCCTGGTCTGGGGGTACCGACGAATGGCCTCCAGCGGCTGATGGCAGCTTTCACCACTGCTCCTCCTTCCGCGCCCAGCCACTTTTCGAAAGGGCTCTCCTCCGGATGCGGACCCGCGGGTGGTGTGACATATCCGAATCGGTCCACCACGCGCGCAGACCTGTCCACCACAAAGACCGCCAAGCCACAGGCTCGCAGTGCTGCCTCGTGCAGTCCGAAGGGGTTTCCTGTGCCCATACGGGCAGGCGACTGCGACCCGTCCGTGGGCGCCGCAAGAACCTGAGCCGCAC
Protein-coding regions in this window:
- a CDS encoding PAS domain-containing protein, which produces MGNTNGEILRADWLLSEVIERIPAGIAVIDQDGRLLAANALQEELAGRRRESLIGSSIAEVPPFAQVDWTACFGTGAEQGGPKIPCTASRQGELVFATTRGRVRVWPIRDAGDLSGFLAITEPAPESDDETDLVRRVIAAFPHPIALVDDQLQVHAWSRTLQALVPTDEFVTARPSCRDLFCQGRWSCRGCPIRDALAGAGASAITNLHGTSGGATMIAWPVRGTSAPERTALVEVLTGPGAAQVLAAPTDGSQSPARMGTGNPFGLHEAALRACGLAVFVVDRSARVVDRFGYVTPPAGPHPEESPFEKWLGAEGGAVVKAAISRWRPFVGTPRPGSARTVVLPVSFVNNKSGAVLAVDAKPVAKDGKGYDDALLQRLSCFAELGAALAHEVNNALNAIAQRIDCLRIELSDGIDEAKAEAEVALVKEDVRRIVFATRELLQIASPASEEPSPVDVNSVVLRALATSQATAPQCSVVLKKVLQPDIPAVCAWETELERCIRNLVDNAVEAMGGEGTLTVATRWIPETGQVEVSVADT